A genome region from Cetobacterium ceti includes the following:
- a CDS encoding FprA family A-type flavoprotein — protein MHYHAPVTDKVFWIGTNDRKTERFENYLPLPQGVAYNAYLINDEKTCIIDTVEFGTANLFIEKIEGILKGKNLDYAVVNHMEPDHSGALGDLLKFYPETKIVGNVLTLRMIKAFIHDFDDSRFITVKEGDTLDLGHHKLTFAMIPMVHWPESMVTYDTTDKILFSNDAFGSFGTLDGGIFDDELNFNFYEDEMRRYYANIVGKYGAQVTNAINKLGGLEIKYICPSHGILWRRDVPKVIQHFLNWATFTPEEEGVVIAYGTMYGTTAKMANMIARALSWHGIKNIKVYDVSKTDHSFIISDIWKYKGLIIGCAAHNNDLYSPMQSLLHKLQNYGLKNRYVGIFGNMMWSGGGVKGIKAFTDALPGLEVLGDAVESKGEPTKEDQEKLENIAKLMAEKIISER, from the coding sequence ATGCATTATCACGCACCTGTTACAGATAAAGTCTTTTGGATAGGTACAAATGATAGAAAAACTGAAAGATTTGAAAATTATTTACCTTTACCACAAGGTGTTGCTTACAACGCTTATTTAATAAATGATGAAAAAACTTGTATTATAGATACTGTTGAATTTGGAACTGCAAATCTTTTCATAGAAAAAATAGAAGGTATTCTTAAGGGAAAAAATTTGGATTATGCTGTAGTTAATCATATGGAGCCTGATCATTCAGGAGCATTAGGAGATTTATTAAAATTTTATCCAGAAACTAAAATTGTTGGAAATGTACTAACTTTAAGAATGATTAAAGCTTTTATTCATGATTTTGATGATTCTAGATTTATAACTGTTAAAGAGGGAGACACTTTAGATTTAGGACATCATAAATTAACTTTTGCTATGATTCCAATGGTGCATTGGCCAGAATCAATGGTTACTTATGATACAACTGATAAAATTTTATTTTCAAATGATGCTTTTGGAAGTTTCGGTACATTAGATGGTGGAATTTTTGATGATGAACTTAATTTTAATTTTTATGAAGATGAAATGAGAAGATATTATGCTAACATTGTTGGAAAATATGGAGCTCAAGTTACAAATGCTATTAATAAATTAGGTGGTCTTGAAATAAAATATATCTGTCCTTCTCACGGAATTCTTTGGAGAAGAGATGTTCCAAAAGTTATTCAACATTTCCTTAATTGGGCAACTTTTACACCTGAAGAAGAAGGAGTAGTAATCGCTTATGGTACTATGTATGGTACTACTGCTAAAATGGCAAATATGATTGCTAGAGCTTTATCTTGGCATGGTATTAAAAATATTAAAGTTTATGATGTTTCTAAAACAGATCACTCTTTTATTATTAGTGATATCTGGAAATATAAAGGTTTAATAATTGGATGTGCTGCTCACAATAATGATTTATATTCACCTATGCAATCTTTACTTCATAAATTACAAAATTATGGATTGAAAAATAGATATGTTGGTATTTTTGGAAATATGATGTGGAGTGGTGGTGGCGTTAAAGGAATTAAAGCCTTCACTGATGCACTTCCTGGATTAGAAGTTTTAGGAGACGCTGTAGAATCTAAAGGGGAACCTACCAAAGAAGATCAAGAAAAATTAGAAAATATAGCTAAATTAATGGCAGAAAAAATAATATCTGAAAGATAA
- the dinB gene encoding DNA polymerase IV, which produces MEKKRIILHYDMDCFYASIEIRDNQKLKGKPIIVGGGVVTTASYEARTYGIKSAMSVVEAKRLCPSLIVVPVNKEKYIYESERIHNLIKLLSKKVEFIALDEGYVDITEIAKKYPNIEYIARKFKIGIKKNIGVTCSVGVGFNKLSAKIASEINKPDGIFIFKNRKDFIEYILDKNIKIFPGVGKKFNEELQKNKLIKIRDIYKYSLKYLQIKYGTSRGELLYSYSRGIDNREIEEEKSNHSIGHENTYRILLTSEIEVQREINILFQKVYERMIEENFLCKSIGIKIKYKNFETIAKSKTFNIYTKDKNLLMENMNALLEKVNYDKEIRLVGIYVGILVSENKSQLEIKF; this is translated from the coding sequence ATGGAGAAAAAAAGAATAATTTTACACTATGATATGGATTGTTTTTATGCTTCTATAGAAATTAGAGATAACCAAAAACTAAAAGGAAAACCTATAATAGTTGGTGGCGGTGTCGTGACAACTGCTAGTTATGAAGCAAGGACTTATGGAATAAAATCGGCTATGTCAGTAGTAGAAGCTAAGAGATTATGTCCTAGTTTAATAGTAGTTCCTGTAAATAAAGAAAAATATATATATGAATCTGAAAGAATTCATAATTTGATAAAATTATTATCAAAAAAGGTTGAGTTTATAGCTCTTGACGAAGGCTATGTTGATATAACAGAAATTGCAAAAAAATATCCAAATATAGAGTATATAGCCAGAAAGTTTAAAATAGGAATAAAAAAAAATATAGGAGTAACTTGTTCTGTCGGAGTAGGATTTAATAAATTAAGTGCTAAGATAGCAAGTGAAATTAATAAGCCTGATGGAATATTTATTTTTAAAAATAGAAAAGATTTTATAGAATATATTTTAGATAAAAATATAAAGATATTTCCAGGAGTAGGGAAAAAATTTAATGAAGAATTGCAAAAAAATAAGTTGATTAAAATTAGAGATATATATAAGTATTCTTTAAAATATTTACAAATAAAATATGGTACTTCTAGAGGAGAGCTTTTATATAGTTATAGTAGAGGAATAGATAATAGAGAAATTGAAGAAGAGAAATCTAATCATTCCATAGGGCATGAAAATACATATAGAATATTATTAACTTCTGAAATTGAAGTTCAGAGAGAAATAAATATTCTTTTTCAAAAAGTTTATGAAAGAATGATTGAAGAAAACTTTTTATGTAAATCAATAGGTATAAAAATAAAATATAAAAATTTTGAAACAATTGCTAAATCTAAAACATTTAATATATACACAAAGGATAAGAATTTATTGATGGAAAATATGAATGCTTTATTAGAAAAAGTTAACTATGATAAAGAAATAAGATTAGTTGGTATTTATGTAGGTATACTTGTATCTGAAAATAAAAGTCAATTAGAAATAAAATTTTAA
- a CDS encoding pyridoxal phosphate-dependent aminotransferase, which translates to MKNEHGANIFEISKELKINLDKIIDFSSNINPYGASKNAKEYIKNNLDLVSIYPDPNYKDLKLSISKYCKIDQEYITLGNGATEFINSFINIITPTNTLLLSPVYSEYEKELKKVNSNIFKMFHKKENNFKINIQDILNFSKNNNIDFIVLCNPNNPTGFAFSNKEIELLLASFKGTLMIDETYIEFTDINLFSSINLLKKYENLFIIRGTSKFFATPGIRLGYSLCANKNIQKKLNQLPNLWNINIIAETMGKIMFSDKKYIADTKLAIKNSKDFIFSTLKKFKNIHIYHSESNFFLCEILNKDLTSDLLYEFLLKKNFIIRNAKSFEGLDNSFFRFCILDSRANLQLINLLIDFFQEEI; encoded by the coding sequence ATGAAGAATGAACATGGTGCTAATATTTTTGAAATTTCAAAAGAATTAAAAATAAATTTAGATAAAATTATAGATTTTAGTTCTAATATAAATCCTTATGGTGCAAGTAAAAATGCGAAAGAATATATAAAAAATAATTTAGATCTTGTTTCAATCTATCCAGATCCTAATTACAAAGATTTAAAATTATCTATTTCAAAATATTGTAAAATTGATCAAGAATATATAACCTTAGGAAATGGAGCTACTGAATTTATAAATTCTTTTATAAATATAATTACTCCAACCAATACTTTACTTTTATCTCCAGTATATTCTGAATATGAAAAGGAATTAAAAAAAGTTAATAGTAATATTTTTAAAATGTTTCATAAAAAAGAAAATAATTTTAAAATAAATATTCAGGATATTCTTAATTTCTCAAAAAATAATAATATTGATTTTATTGTTTTATGCAATCCTAATAATCCAACAGGATTTGCTTTTTCAAATAAAGAAATTGAATTATTATTAGCCTCTTTTAAAGGTACTTTAATGATTGATGAAACATATATTGAATTTACAGATATTAATTTATTTTCTAGCATAAATCTCTTAAAAAAATATGAAAATTTATTTATTATTCGAGGTACTTCAAAATTTTTTGCAACACCTGGAATAAGATTAGGATATTCTCTTTGTGCAAATAAAAATATTCAAAAAAAATTAAATCAACTTCCTAACTTATGGAATATTAATATAATTGCTGAAACTATGGGAAAAATAATGTTTTCTGATAAAAAATATATTGCTGATACAAAGTTAGCAATAAAAAATTCTAAAGATTTTATTTTTTCTACCTTAAAAAAATTTAAAAATATACATATATATCACAGTGAATCTAATTTTTTCTTATGTGAAATTTTAAATAAAGATTTAACAAGCGATTTATTATATGAATTTCTTCTTAAAAAAAATTTCATTATAAGAAATGCTAAATCTTTCGAAGGATTAGATAATAGTTTTTTTAGATTTTGTATATTAGATTCTAGAGCTAATCTTCAACTTATTAATTTATTAATTGACTTTTTTCAAGAAGAAATCTAA
- a CDS encoding beta-class carbonic anhydrase, whose product MDKKNNLESILEFNKEFVKNKEYEKYNTTKTPDRKMVVVSCMDTRLTELLPQAMSIKNGDAKIIKNAGGVIIHPFGSAMRSILVSIYEFDVKEVYVVAHDECGMCNLNTSNTIQKMLDRGIDEATINTLYNSGIDVSQWLHGFSCIEESLKRSVSIVRNHPLLPKGIHVHGLIINPVTGKLRVFENGND is encoded by the coding sequence ATGGATAAAAAGAACAATTTAGAGAGTATATTAGAATTTAATAAAGAATTTGTAAAAAATAAAGAATATGAAAAATATAATACAACAAAAACACCTGATAGAAAAATGGTTGTAGTTTCTTGTATGGATACTAGATTAACAGAATTATTACCTCAAGCGATGTCTATAAAGAATGGAGATGCTAAAATAATAAAAAATGCTGGTGGTGTAATTATTCATCCGTTTGGAAGTGCCATGAGAAGTATTCTCGTTTCTATTTATGAGTTTGATGTTAAAGAAGTATATGTAGTTGCCCATGATGAATGTGGAATGTGTAATTTAAATACCTCGAATACTATACAGAAAATGTTAGATAGAGGTATTGATGAAGCAACAATAAATACTCTTTATAATTCAGGAATAGACGTATCTCAGTGGTTACATGGATTTTCATGTATAGAAGAGTCTTTGAAGAGAAGTGTTTCTATCGTGAGAAATCATCCTTTATTACCAAAAGGAATACATGTACATGGTTTAATAATAAATCCAGTAACAGGAAAATTAAGAGTTTTTGAAAATGGGAATGACTAA